The following are encoded together in the Brassica napus cultivar Da-Ae chromosome A9, Da-Ae, whole genome shotgun sequence genome:
- the LOC106370257 gene encoding agamous-like MADS-box protein AGL17 has protein sequence MGRGKIVIQRIDDSTSRQVTFSKRRKGLIKKAKELAILCDAEVGLIIFSNTDKLYDFASSSLKSTIERFNKTKMEQQQLLNPASEVKFWQREATTLRQELHSLQETHRQLMGQQLNGLSVKELHNIESQLEMSLRGIRMKKEQILTNEIKELTRKRNLVHHENLELSRKVQRIHQENVELHKKAYAVSIRNELGTRDIEDTADESHAQVRLQLSLPEQSHYETSTNS, from the exons ATGGGGAGAGGGAAGATTGTTATCCAGAGGATCGATGATTCGACGAGTAGGCAAGTCACTTTCTCCAAAAGAAGAAAGGGTCTCATAAAGAAAGCTAAAGAACTCGCTATTCTCTGCGATGCAGAGGTGGGTCTCATCATTTTCTCCAATACCGACAAGCTCTATGACTTTGCCAGCTCCAG TTTGAAATCGACTATTGAACGATTCAACAAGACCAAGATGGAGCAGCAACAACTATTGAACCCTGCGTCAGAAGTTAAG TTTTGGCAGAGAGAGGCCACAACTCTAAGACAAGAACTGCACTCATTGCAGGAAACTCATCG ACAACTAATGGGACAGCAATTAAATGGTCTGAGCGTTAAGGAGTTGCACAATATAGAAAGCCAACTTGAAATGAGTTTACGTGGAATTCGTATGAAAAAG GAACAAATTCTGACCAATGAAATCAAAGAACTCACCAGAAAG AGGAATCTTGTTCACCATGAGAATCTTGAACTGTCGAGAAAAGTACAAAGGATTCATCAAGAAAACGTCGAGCTACACAAGAAG GCTTATGCAGTGTCAATCAGAAATGAACTGGGAACTCGTGATATTGAAGATACAGCCGATGAATCCCATGCTCAGGTTCGGCTGCAGCTAAGTCTGCCTGAGCAATCCCATTATGAGACCTCAACAAATAGCTAA
- the LOC106371330 gene encoding protein SPT2 homolog isoform X1, whose amino-acid sequence MQQAYEQDLDEEAGYDDYYSDDNGLDEYEEEEVPPKEEVEYLELRQRIKESIRKKSGSGGVNAQSSQDRRKKQLPYNDFGSFFGPSRPVISSRVIQESKSLLENEIKNSNQPKKRPVPASSSGDKNVSHEKKRPKVVSATRRKVETLKDTRDYSFLFSDDAELPAPKREPLSRSGSFPNSGRRFADIQEARSARPKQSPAINGRVAQGPPREDKRPVVSANGHSRPASSGGQMNHSRPTASSGGQMQSRSVSGRPASSGSSQMHKSRPASSGSQMQNSRPVSSGNQMQQRAVSSGSQRPGSSTNRQATMRPPGSTMNGQSANRNGQPSSRSEPQRSASGKVPLDHRRQMSNSSSNGVGPGRSGSTARPLPSKPSLERKPSMSLGKSSLQSAQRPTSLSRPMSSDPRQRLGEQRKVNPTTSRMIPKQPVPTSRHQMMSKPAAKRPPQREIHDDRRPLKKKKPAIMSEDAKALSMIRQMFNTNRYAGRDDDDRNMEANFDDIMKEERRSARIAREEDEKEAQLIAQEEERERLRKIRKNR is encoded by the exons ATGCAGCAGGCCTATGAAcaa GACCTTGATGAGGAAGCTGGCTATGATGACTATTACAGTGATGATAATGGATTAGATGAGTATGAGGAGGAAGAAGTGCCCCCGAAGGAAGAAGTTGAATATCTTGAATTGCGCCAAAGGATCAAGGAGTCTATCAGGAAAAAATCGGGCAGTGGAGGTGTTAATGCTCAATCTTCACAagacagaagaaaaaaacaactcCCTTACAACGA ctttggttccttcttTGGTCCTTCACGGCCTGTGATATCCTCGAGGGTTATTCAAGAAAGCAAATCCTTGCTAGAAAACGAGATAAAGAACTCAAACCAACCG AAGAAAAGGCCTGTTCCAGCTAGCAGTTCGGGCGATAAGAATGTGTCACATGAGAAGAAGCGGCCTAAAGTTGTGAGTGCTACAAGAAGGAAAGTTGAGACTCTTAAGGACACAAGAGACTATTCCTTCTTGTTTTCCGACGATGCAGAGCTTCCTGCTCCGAAGAGGGAACCTCTGTCTCGAAGCGGCTCCTTTCCTAATTCCGGTAG GCGTTTTGCTGATATTCAAGAGGCTCGATCTGCGAGACCCAAACAATCACCAGCTATCAATGGTAGAGTTGCTCAAGGTCCACCTCGTGAGGATAAGAGACCCGTTGTTTCTGCTAATGGCCATTCACGACCGGCTTCCTCTGGCGGCCAAATGAATCACTCAAGACCTACGGCTTCCTCAGGAGGTCAAATGCAGTCGAGATCTGTCTCGGGGAGACCAGCTTCCTCAGGCAGCAGTCAGATGCATAAATCAAGACCGGCTTCCTCTGGTAGCCAAATGCAAAATTCAAGACCAGTTTCCTCTGGTAACCAAATGCAGCAAAGAGCTGTATCCTCTGGAAGCCAGAGACCTGGTTCCTCGACAAACCGTCAAGCAACCATGAGACCACCAGGTTCAACAATGAATGGCCAATCAGCTAATCGGAATGGCCAGCCAAGTTCCAGATCAGAACCCCAAAGATCAGCTTCTGGAAAGGTGCCGTTGGATCATAGGAGGCAGATGAGCAACAGTAGCAGCAATGGAGTTGGTCCTGGTCGGTCAGGGTCTACAGCAAGACCTTTGCCTTCTAAGCCTTCGTTGGAGAGAAAGCCCTCCATGTCGCTGGGAAAGAGTTCTCTTCAAAGTGCTCAGAGACCAACGTCCTTGTCCAGACCAATGTCATCTGATCCTAGGCAACGGCTGGGAGAACAGAGAAAGGTCAACCCAACCACATCCCGAATGATCCCAAAACAACCAGTGCCTACCTCAAGACACCAG ATGATGAGTAAACCGGCAGCCAAGAGACCTCCACAGCGTGAAATACATGATGATCGGAGgcctttgaagaagaagaagcctgcAATAATGTCAGAGGATGCTAAGGCATTGAGCATGATTAGACAAATGTTCAA TACCAATCGTTACGCTGGACGTGACGATGATGACAGAAACATGGAAGCCAACTTCGACGATATCATGAAGGAAGAGAGACGAAG TGCGAGAATTGCAAGGGAGGAAGATGAAAAGGAAGCGCAGCTGATAGCACAAGAAGAAGAGCGAGAGAGGCTGAGAAAGATTCGGAAGAACCGTTAG
- the LOC106371330 gene encoding protein SPT2 homolog isoform X4 yields MQSFLLRRGNLCLEAAPFLIPVEARSARPKQSPAINGRVAQGPPREDKRPVVSANGHSRPASSGGQMNHSRPTASSGGQMQSRSVSGRPASSGSSQMHKSRPASSGSQMQNSRPVSSGNQMQQRAVSSGSQRPGSSTNRQATMRPPGSTMNGQSANRNGQPSSRSEPQRSASGKVPLDHRRQMSNSSSNGVGPGRSGSTARPLPSKPSLERKPSMSLGKSSLQSAQRPTSLSRPMSSDPRQRLGEQRKVNPTTSRMIPKQPVPTSRHQMMSKPAAKRPPQREIHDDRRPLKKKKPAIMSEDAKALSMIRQMFNTNRYAGRDDDDRNMEANFDDIMKEERRSARIAREEDEKEAQLIAQEEERERLRKIRKNR; encoded by the exons ATGCAGAGCTTCCTGCTCCGAAGAGGGAACCTCTGTCTCGAAGCGGCTCCTTTCCTAATTCCGGTAG AGGCTCGATCTGCGAGACCCAAACAATCACCAGCTATCAATGGTAGAGTTGCTCAAGGTCCACCTCGTGAGGATAAGAGACCCGTTGTTTCTGCTAATGGCCATTCACGACCGGCTTCCTCTGGCGGCCAAATGAATCACTCAAGACCTACGGCTTCCTCAGGAGGTCAAATGCAGTCGAGATCTGTCTCGGGGAGACCAGCTTCCTCAGGCAGCAGTCAGATGCATAAATCAAGACCGGCTTCCTCTGGTAGCCAAATGCAAAATTCAAGACCAGTTTCCTCTGGTAACCAAATGCAGCAAAGAGCTGTATCCTCTGGAAGCCAGAGACCTGGTTCCTCGACAAACCGTCAAGCAACCATGAGACCACCAGGTTCAACAATGAATGGCCAATCAGCTAATCGGAATGGCCAGCCAAGTTCCAGATCAGAACCCCAAAGATCAGCTTCTGGAAAGGTGCCGTTGGATCATAGGAGGCAGATGAGCAACAGTAGCAGCAATGGAGTTGGTCCTGGTCGGTCAGGGTCTACAGCAAGACCTTTGCCTTCTAAGCCTTCGTTGGAGAGAAAGCCCTCCATGTCGCTGGGAAAGAGTTCTCTTCAAAGTGCTCAGAGACCAACGTCCTTGTCCAGACCAATGTCATCTGATCCTAGGCAACGGCTGGGAGAACAGAGAAAGGTCAACCCAACCACATCCCGAATGATCCCAAAACAACCAGTGCCTACCTCAAGACACCAG ATGATGAGTAAACCGGCAGCCAAGAGACCTCCACAGCGTGAAATACATGATGATCGGAGgcctttgaagaagaagaagcctgcAATAATGTCAGAGGATGCTAAGGCATTGAGCATGATTAGACAAATGTTCAA TACCAATCGTTACGCTGGACGTGACGATGATGACAGAAACATGGAAGCCAACTTCGACGATATCATGAAGGAAGAGAGACGAAG TGCGAGAATTGCAAGGGAGGAAGATGAAAAGGAAGCGCAGCTGATAGCACAAGAAGAAGAGCGAGAGAGGCTGAGAAAGATTCGGAAGAACCGTTAG
- the LOC106371330 gene encoding protein SPT2 homolog isoform X5 has translation MQSFLLRRGNLCLEAAPFLIPVARSARPKQSPAINGRVAQGPPREDKRPVVSANGHSRPASSGGQMNHSRPTASSGGQMQSRSVSGRPASSGSSQMHKSRPASSGSQMQNSRPVSSGNQMQQRAVSSGSQRPGSSTNRQATMRPPGSTMNGQSANRNGQPSSRSEPQRSASGKVPLDHRRQMSNSSSNGVGPGRSGSTARPLPSKPSLERKPSMSLGKSSLQSAQRPTSLSRPMSSDPRQRLGEQRKVNPTTSRMIPKQPVPTSRHQMMSKPAAKRPPQREIHDDRRPLKKKKPAIMSEDAKALSMIRQMFNTNRYAGRDDDDRNMEANFDDIMKEERRSARIAREEDEKEAQLIAQEEERERLRKIRKNR, from the exons ATGCAGAGCTTCCTGCTCCGAAGAGGGAACCTCTGTCTCGAAGCGGCTCCTTTCCTAATTCCGGTAG CTCGATCTGCGAGACCCAAACAATCACCAGCTATCAATGGTAGAGTTGCTCAAGGTCCACCTCGTGAGGATAAGAGACCCGTTGTTTCTGCTAATGGCCATTCACGACCGGCTTCCTCTGGCGGCCAAATGAATCACTCAAGACCTACGGCTTCCTCAGGAGGTCAAATGCAGTCGAGATCTGTCTCGGGGAGACCAGCTTCCTCAGGCAGCAGTCAGATGCATAAATCAAGACCGGCTTCCTCTGGTAGCCAAATGCAAAATTCAAGACCAGTTTCCTCTGGTAACCAAATGCAGCAAAGAGCTGTATCCTCTGGAAGCCAGAGACCTGGTTCCTCGACAAACCGTCAAGCAACCATGAGACCACCAGGTTCAACAATGAATGGCCAATCAGCTAATCGGAATGGCCAGCCAAGTTCCAGATCAGAACCCCAAAGATCAGCTTCTGGAAAGGTGCCGTTGGATCATAGGAGGCAGATGAGCAACAGTAGCAGCAATGGAGTTGGTCCTGGTCGGTCAGGGTCTACAGCAAGACCTTTGCCTTCTAAGCCTTCGTTGGAGAGAAAGCCCTCCATGTCGCTGGGAAAGAGTTCTCTTCAAAGTGCTCAGAGACCAACGTCCTTGTCCAGACCAATGTCATCTGATCCTAGGCAACGGCTGGGAGAACAGAGAAAGGTCAACCCAACCACATCCCGAATGATCCCAAAACAACCAGTGCCTACCTCAAGACACCAG ATGATGAGTAAACCGGCAGCCAAGAGACCTCCACAGCGTGAAATACATGATGATCGGAGgcctttgaagaagaagaagcctgcAATAATGTCAGAGGATGCTAAGGCATTGAGCATGATTAGACAAATGTTCAA TACCAATCGTTACGCTGGACGTGACGATGATGACAGAAACATGGAAGCCAACTTCGACGATATCATGAAGGAAGAGAGACGAAG TGCGAGAATTGCAAGGGAGGAAGATGAAAAGGAAGCGCAGCTGATAGCACAAGAAGAAGAGCGAGAGAGGCTGAGAAAGATTCGGAAGAACCGTTAG
- the LOC106371330 gene encoding protein SPT2 homolog isoform X3 produces MQQAYEQDLDEEAGYDDYYSDDNGLDEYEEEEVPPKEEVEYLELRQRIKESIRKKSGSGGVNAQSSQDRRKKQLPYNDFGSFFGPSRPVISSRVIQESKSLLENEIKNSNQPKKRPVPASSSGDKNVSHEKKRPKVVSATRRKVETLKDTRDYSFLFSDDAELPAPKREPLSRSGSFPNSARSARPKQSPAINGRVAQGPPREDKRPVVSANGHSRPASSGGQMNHSRPTASSGGQMQSRSVSGRPASSGSSQMHKSRPASSGSQMQNSRPVSSGNQMQQRAVSSGSQRPGSSTNRQATMRPPGSTMNGQSANRNGQPSSRSEPQRSASGKVPLDHRRQMSNSSSNGVGPGRSGSTARPLPSKPSLERKPSMSLGKSSLQSAQRPTSLSRPMSSDPRQRLGEQRKVNPTTSRMIPKQPVPTSRHQMMSKPAAKRPPQREIHDDRRPLKKKKPAIMSEDAKALSMIRQMFNTNRYAGRDDDDRNMEANFDDIMKEERRSARIAREEDEKEAQLIAQEEERERLRKIRKNR; encoded by the exons ATGCAGCAGGCCTATGAAcaa GACCTTGATGAGGAAGCTGGCTATGATGACTATTACAGTGATGATAATGGATTAGATGAGTATGAGGAGGAAGAAGTGCCCCCGAAGGAAGAAGTTGAATATCTTGAATTGCGCCAAAGGATCAAGGAGTCTATCAGGAAAAAATCGGGCAGTGGAGGTGTTAATGCTCAATCTTCACAagacagaagaaaaaaacaactcCCTTACAACGA ctttggttccttcttTGGTCCTTCACGGCCTGTGATATCCTCGAGGGTTATTCAAGAAAGCAAATCCTTGCTAGAAAACGAGATAAAGAACTCAAACCAACCG AAGAAAAGGCCTGTTCCAGCTAGCAGTTCGGGCGATAAGAATGTGTCACATGAGAAGAAGCGGCCTAAAGTTGTGAGTGCTACAAGAAGGAAAGTTGAGACTCTTAAGGACACAAGAGACTATTCCTTCTTGTTTTCCGACGATGCAGAGCTTCCTGCTCCGAAGAGGGAACCTCTGTCTCGAAGCGGCTCCTTTCCTAATTCCG CTCGATCTGCGAGACCCAAACAATCACCAGCTATCAATGGTAGAGTTGCTCAAGGTCCACCTCGTGAGGATAAGAGACCCGTTGTTTCTGCTAATGGCCATTCACGACCGGCTTCCTCTGGCGGCCAAATGAATCACTCAAGACCTACGGCTTCCTCAGGAGGTCAAATGCAGTCGAGATCTGTCTCGGGGAGACCAGCTTCCTCAGGCAGCAGTCAGATGCATAAATCAAGACCGGCTTCCTCTGGTAGCCAAATGCAAAATTCAAGACCAGTTTCCTCTGGTAACCAAATGCAGCAAAGAGCTGTATCCTCTGGAAGCCAGAGACCTGGTTCCTCGACAAACCGTCAAGCAACCATGAGACCACCAGGTTCAACAATGAATGGCCAATCAGCTAATCGGAATGGCCAGCCAAGTTCCAGATCAGAACCCCAAAGATCAGCTTCTGGAAAGGTGCCGTTGGATCATAGGAGGCAGATGAGCAACAGTAGCAGCAATGGAGTTGGTCCTGGTCGGTCAGGGTCTACAGCAAGACCTTTGCCTTCTAAGCCTTCGTTGGAGAGAAAGCCCTCCATGTCGCTGGGAAAGAGTTCTCTTCAAAGTGCTCAGAGACCAACGTCCTTGTCCAGACCAATGTCATCTGATCCTAGGCAACGGCTGGGAGAACAGAGAAAGGTCAACCCAACCACATCCCGAATGATCCCAAAACAACCAGTGCCTACCTCAAGACACCAG ATGATGAGTAAACCGGCAGCCAAGAGACCTCCACAGCGTGAAATACATGATGATCGGAGgcctttgaagaagaagaagcctgcAATAATGTCAGAGGATGCTAAGGCATTGAGCATGATTAGACAAATGTTCAA TACCAATCGTTACGCTGGACGTGACGATGATGACAGAAACATGGAAGCCAACTTCGACGATATCATGAAGGAAGAGAGACGAAG TGCGAGAATTGCAAGGGAGGAAGATGAAAAGGAAGCGCAGCTGATAGCACAAGAAGAAGAGCGAGAGAGGCTGAGAAAGATTCGGAAGAACCGTTAG
- the LOC106371330 gene encoding protein SPT2 homolog isoform X2, with product MQQAYEQDLDEEAGYDDYYSDDNGLDEYEEEEVPPKEEVEYLELRQRIKESIRKKSGSGGVNAQSSQDRRKKQLPYNDFGSFFGPSRPVISSRVIQESKSLLENEIKNSNQPKKRPVPASSSGDKNVSHEKKRPKVVSATRRKVETLKDTRDYSFLFSDDAELPAPKREPLSRSGSFPNSEARSARPKQSPAINGRVAQGPPREDKRPVVSANGHSRPASSGGQMNHSRPTASSGGQMQSRSVSGRPASSGSSQMHKSRPASSGSQMQNSRPVSSGNQMQQRAVSSGSQRPGSSTNRQATMRPPGSTMNGQSANRNGQPSSRSEPQRSASGKVPLDHRRQMSNSSSNGVGPGRSGSTARPLPSKPSLERKPSMSLGKSSLQSAQRPTSLSRPMSSDPRQRLGEQRKVNPTTSRMIPKQPVPTSRHQMMSKPAAKRPPQREIHDDRRPLKKKKPAIMSEDAKALSMIRQMFNTNRYAGRDDDDRNMEANFDDIMKEERRSARIAREEDEKEAQLIAQEEERERLRKIRKNR from the exons ATGCAGCAGGCCTATGAAcaa GACCTTGATGAGGAAGCTGGCTATGATGACTATTACAGTGATGATAATGGATTAGATGAGTATGAGGAGGAAGAAGTGCCCCCGAAGGAAGAAGTTGAATATCTTGAATTGCGCCAAAGGATCAAGGAGTCTATCAGGAAAAAATCGGGCAGTGGAGGTGTTAATGCTCAATCTTCACAagacagaagaaaaaaacaactcCCTTACAACGA ctttggttccttcttTGGTCCTTCACGGCCTGTGATATCCTCGAGGGTTATTCAAGAAAGCAAATCCTTGCTAGAAAACGAGATAAAGAACTCAAACCAACCG AAGAAAAGGCCTGTTCCAGCTAGCAGTTCGGGCGATAAGAATGTGTCACATGAGAAGAAGCGGCCTAAAGTTGTGAGTGCTACAAGAAGGAAAGTTGAGACTCTTAAGGACACAAGAGACTATTCCTTCTTGTTTTCCGACGATGCAGAGCTTCCTGCTCCGAAGAGGGAACCTCTGTCTCGAAGCGGCTCCTTTCCTAATTCCG AGGCTCGATCTGCGAGACCCAAACAATCACCAGCTATCAATGGTAGAGTTGCTCAAGGTCCACCTCGTGAGGATAAGAGACCCGTTGTTTCTGCTAATGGCCATTCACGACCGGCTTCCTCTGGCGGCCAAATGAATCACTCAAGACCTACGGCTTCCTCAGGAGGTCAAATGCAGTCGAGATCTGTCTCGGGGAGACCAGCTTCCTCAGGCAGCAGTCAGATGCATAAATCAAGACCGGCTTCCTCTGGTAGCCAAATGCAAAATTCAAGACCAGTTTCCTCTGGTAACCAAATGCAGCAAAGAGCTGTATCCTCTGGAAGCCAGAGACCTGGTTCCTCGACAAACCGTCAAGCAACCATGAGACCACCAGGTTCAACAATGAATGGCCAATCAGCTAATCGGAATGGCCAGCCAAGTTCCAGATCAGAACCCCAAAGATCAGCTTCTGGAAAGGTGCCGTTGGATCATAGGAGGCAGATGAGCAACAGTAGCAGCAATGGAGTTGGTCCTGGTCGGTCAGGGTCTACAGCAAGACCTTTGCCTTCTAAGCCTTCGTTGGAGAGAAAGCCCTCCATGTCGCTGGGAAAGAGTTCTCTTCAAAGTGCTCAGAGACCAACGTCCTTGTCCAGACCAATGTCATCTGATCCTAGGCAACGGCTGGGAGAACAGAGAAAGGTCAACCCAACCACATCCCGAATGATCCCAAAACAACCAGTGCCTACCTCAAGACACCAG ATGATGAGTAAACCGGCAGCCAAGAGACCTCCACAGCGTGAAATACATGATGATCGGAGgcctttgaagaagaagaagcctgcAATAATGTCAGAGGATGCTAAGGCATTGAGCATGATTAGACAAATGTTCAA TACCAATCGTTACGCTGGACGTGACGATGATGACAGAAACATGGAAGCCAACTTCGACGATATCATGAAGGAAGAGAGACGAAG TGCGAGAATTGCAAGGGAGGAAGATGAAAAGGAAGCGCAGCTGATAGCACAAGAAGAAGAGCGAGAGAGGCTGAGAAAGATTCGGAAGAACCGTTAG